GCCTTTCTTTTTCTGGCCTTGAGTTTTCCCAATGAAAAGGCAGTATCTCATGGCAATCAAGAGCCTGGTAGCTGGGATCAGATCCGTGGAGTTCAGATCTCAGCCCTGtctctcactagctgtgtgaccttagggaaGTGACTTAACCACTGTGAGTGAGCCTCcatctccccatctgtaaaatgggataataatattatttaccaCCTAAAGTTGTAATAATACAGTGAGccaatgcatgtaaagcactttgCCTACTTCTGGGCACTCAGTCATTTCTTGAAATATCTTAGCTGTGGATGATAATACAGACATGCAGGAGAAGGGGGACGGAAAAGGAGTAGAGATTGTAGGAAAGCCCCAGGTGCCAAACTAGGGTAGTCATGGAGTTGGACAGGGAAGAGGGAATATAGCTACTTCTGATATTTCAAAAAGTTTAATGGAAATCTCACATCTACTTACCCATGATAAAGCCACAAAAGGTAACAAAATGGCAGCTTTCTTTGCTCTTGGATGAAATGACATTAACAAAGTGGGGCAAACTGAAAGACTTTGGAGTTAAATGGACCTGCACTCAGACCCCTGGCAgggtgtgtgaccttgaataaggAGAATAACATCCAGGCAGAGACTGATGGCATTGGCAATGACCTTTCAGGGCCGTTACGAGGGTGAAATAAGATGATGTATGGAAAGCATTTAGCACAAGGTCTGGCAGAGTACACGACAGACACCATGGCTAATAACCTTCTTTAGGCCTTAGCTTCTTCACTGAGAATGAAAATCAACCTgctttactcattcaacaaacagttaCTGAGCCAAGGACTGTGAATACAAAAATGTGCTCACCAGAGTTCACGGCCTCTCAGAACCCACGGTTTGAAGTTGCTTATTATTCATCCACTAAGTAAGGATTTTTACTGAACATTTAGAATGTAACAGGCTGCCTAATGGGCATTAGAGATATGGACAGTAAAACAAATTCAATCCCCAACTACCTACAGAATTATAGCCGAGAGaagattgaatgaaataaattagtGAAATGCCTAGcctagtaggtgttcaataaataaaagttatctgGGTGCAAATCAGAAGCTGTGTATGAGTAACTGAGAAAATTAACtcctaaaaatgtggaaaattgaTTTCTTAACACACAAAATACATTTGGTAGATGGGGGCTTTTAAGCTATGAGGGAagtccaaaggaaatgaaatattgaagTATACATTTAATCAAACATGCAGGATCTGTACGCTGAAAGTTACAAAATGCTGCTAAAAGAAAACAACGAAGACCTGAATCAATGGAGAAGCATGGAGTGGAAGACacacatagtaaagatgtcaattctccccaaagtGATCTCTAGGTTTCATGCGATTCCTATCAAACTCCTAGCCAGTGTTTTGTAGGCACAGACATCTTATTCTaaagtttggaaaggaaaatggaaaggatTTGGCCCCAGAAGTACTGAAACCGCCTTGGCAAAGAACCAAGTGGGAGCAACCACCCCACGCAATATCAAGGCTGACTGTccagctacagtaatcaagaagTGTGCGGGGATAAATATGCAGATTCATGAAAGAGACCAGAGtgctcagaaatagacccacaccaATGTGCTCAATTTGACCAAGGCGCAAAAACAATTCAAAGGAGGAAGGACAGCGTGTTCAACAAATGCTACTGGAACCCCTGGCCATCCACAGGCAAAAAAGAAATATGACCCTGATCCAAACCTCACACCTTACACAAAAAGTAACTCTAAACAGAGCATGAACTGGATAAAGCATAcaactataaaactttttaaaaataggggaaaaatcTGTTTCTAGGGCTAGGCagagttcttagacatgacacacacaccccccacaaTTTGTAAAAGAAAAGGTAGTAACTTGGATCCCATCAAAATTCAACACTTTTTCTTCGCAGAAGTCCATATGAAGAGAATGAAGAGACAAGCTACAGACtaagaggaaatatttacaaaccatataTTCCAAAAAGGGTATGTAAAAGTCCCCCAAactcaactataaaataaaatccaattacaaaatgggcagaagacataaACAGACAGTTCACTGAAGAGAAGATGCAGATGGCAAAAGGCACACGAAAATACACCCAACGTCATTAGCtaccagggaaatacaaattaaaaccacagtgagatatcactatacacctaccaaaatgtctaaaataaaaactaatgaaaacacCAAATGCTGTTGAAGATGAGAAGAAACCAAATCACTCatatattgctgatgggaatgtaaaatggtacagccattctggaaaacagtttgacagtttcttacaaaactaccTTATCATGCAATTACCATATAATGCCCTCTTAGGcatcccagaaaaatgaaaacttgggTTCGCACAAAATCTGTATAAGAATGCCCATATCCGCATTCATCTGTtagagccccaaactggaaacagccaaatgtccttcagtgagtgaatggttaaactgtggtacatatatgccACGGAGTACTACACAGCAATGAAGAGGAACGGATTACTAATGCATTGCAACAATCTGGAAGGATCTCCGGGGAACTCTGCTCAGTACAAAAAAGCCAATTTCCAAAGGTCAGACACTATTTGATCCCATTGAAATGAGactttagaaaagataaaattttagaaatggagaacagataaGTGGTTGCCATGGGTTAGGCAccgtgggggagggggatggaggAAGGTGGCCTGCAtcaaaggaaaacacaaagaccCTTGGGCATTGGAATTCTTCTGTTTCTTGACTGTAGTGGTAGATACACAGGCCTACCTATGTGACAAAAATGATTTAgaattaaatataacaaatgaGTACAATGGGAGATCTGAATAAGATGGATACATTGCATCAATGGGAATACCCTGGTAGTGGTATTGTATTAGAGTGGTGCTACCACGGGGGCAAGTGAGTAAAGGGACACAGGATCTCCTGTATTTCTTCTTACTACTGATGTGAATCTACGATTATAGCAATACAAATTTCAATTGAAGATggcttttattgttttgtattttaaaactcaCCTTTTATTCAAAACTTGAAAATACGGAAGGATCGGAAAAATCATCATCCTGAAATATACTCGTTCTAATGCATTTCTCTCTggtgtttgttttacatttacatgaaaataaaaagtgagagaCAGGGTTAAAACTCAGGGTGGTGACAAGGTGGAGGCCTAGCTGTCCCCCACCTTTTGTGACATCAGAACTCAATGCTTGAGGGATGCCTGGTGACCACAGgacggtgtgtgtgtggggggtgcccACCTGTCTTTCAGTTGGGGGGGTACCTTGCTCCACCCAGGCAGCCTGACCGAAGGCCATGGTGATCCACCAGGTGGGCAGCAGGGGGCGAGGGGCAGCCAAGCTCCCTGAACGGAGAAGGGGCAGCCACTGTGAGGATAAGAAGCAGGTGAGGCCAGAGCAGGTGCAGGTGCCTTCCTCCCACCTGGGCTCCCTTTGCCACCCCTGCCTCCCTGGAAGGTCCTCAAAGGCAGGAACAGGCCTTCAGCCTGACTCTCCCTGGAACCTGACCTGGAGGAACACGGCATGGGAGGGAGGTGCTCCTTCCTGAAGCCATTACTGTCACTCTCATTtcacccccagccctgccagcagAGGTGTGGGGGTCTGTGTAGTTTCCTGCTGTAGCCCTAGTGCCTAGAATGGTGCTTGGTGCATAATAagtagtgaatgaatgaatgaatgaatgaatgaatgaatgaacacaaatAAATTGGCTCATACACCCAAATTGGAGAGCTCTCGGAGCATCTGTCTGAGGGCTGAAATTCAAACCTTACCTGGGGTTTTCGTCAGAATAGACAACACTAACACCTACTGTGCACGGCCTGGTGCTTCCACCCCAGAGTCGCTTTCATGACTTTTTATCACATTGCTGAGAGGCAGCTGTTACCGACCTCATTCACAGATGGGTAAACGGAGGCTCAAAAAGACGAAAAGCCCACACAGCCAGGACCTGCTGTGATTTGAAACCACGCCCATCTGGTTCCGGAACTCTCAGCAAGGTCACCCTGCACTCCACTGCCTCCCAGGTGGAGACGTGAGACAGGAATggaaaaggaggctgggaaagtcAGCTGGGCCTCGCATTCTGTGGGAGGGATGGGATTTTATTCCGAGTTTAAgaagccattgaagggttttaagcagagcgATGGATGACTGATCtatatatgttttcaaaagatCTGTTCACATGAGCCAACACCTCCTTTATGCTGAACCTCACAGCAAGATGAGGGCCTGACGGGCTCCCATCAGCCTGCAGCTTTTCCTAAAAAGTGTCCCCTGAATACCAAACCCTAGGAATGCtccttttagaaaaatcataaaaagaattCTGTGATTTGGGGCACACGGATATCCCCGTCCCCTCCTGGAGATTTACACGGCTTGATCACAGActgaaggctctgagaagtcctgcagcaaAAGGAAATTCATTTAACTTTCCTTAGCACGGCCTCGCCCAAATCCATTCAACCACAGAGTCCCACTCTTCCTTTTTGAAAGATCTTGCAGTGTATTTCGAAATCCATTTTGCACATAAAGAAACTCAAGCTAGAGAGCAGAAATTATTTGGCTCAGGCCCCAAGACAGAGCAAGGAGAAAGTCTAAAACTTAAACTGGTACTGTTCCCCGCTTTGCCTCCACAGAGCACAAAATAGAAACCTAACCGCGAGCATGCTGGTGAAAAAATATCAACCTGTAAAGCACATTGCCAGAGGAgtggttaaagaaataaaagaacattcaGACCACAGAATACTGATCGGCCATTATAAAGAATTAGACGGCTCTATGTGTCTTACATGAAAAGATTCCCAGGGAATATTGCTATGAAACAGCACCCTGATCTTAAATATACGGTGCAATGAATTTCACATTGGGTGTACACACCCGGGCATTCACCACCCAGGTCAAGCTCCAGAACATTGTGGTGCCCCAGATGGCTCCTTCAGCTCCCCTCCCAGCCGGTGCTCCACCCATGACCATGATTCTGATTTCTATCATCATATATGAGTTGTGTATGTTCTCGAATTTCATGGGAATGAAATCAAACAGTGTGcacctttgtgtctggcttctttcactcatcaGTGTGTCTGAAAGTCTCCGCCACGTTGCGgcaatgtaatttatttttgtttttgaagttaacAATAAGAATAGAGCTGCcagtatatataaagaaaactatcTGGGGAGAGGAAAATTATGCCaatcttttatcttctttgttgTGGTAGCAGGTCCAAATCTTGGGTACATAAGAAATATATGATTTCAAGTCAAATTAAATCTGGCTCTGTCTACATCTGGTGAGTTTGGGGAAAATTCAATGTCAGTCAATATTGTATCTGCCTtaatcttctgcccatttttgcCTGCCACTGACACCGTCATTGACTCAATTCAGACGGGCTGTGGACAGCAGGCGTGCCTGAATTCCCTGTGCCAAGGTCTGCCCAGGTACCATGTGGCCACCAGGAGCCAGGCCCCTCCCAGGCTCAGAACCCCCCCTCTCTTCTCCCACCTCTCTAAAAGGCACTCACCTTTATCCCCTCCAGATCCTGACCTGGCTTCAGGCAGCCCCGTGGCTCCCTCCTGCATCAAAACCCCATGAGGCTGGGGGTGCAGTGTACAGCATGGCAACTGGAGTTAATACTTCCATGTTGTGCTAAGAgaatagaaacaacctaaaagtcCAGCGACAGGTGAAGTGATGAATTGTGCTATAGTCATACACTATAGTATTACTCTTCAATAACACTGAACACAAAAACTGGAGACATCTCAGAAGCATTATGTTGAGCAAAAGTATCTAATcacaaaagagtatatactaGGTGGGCCAACACATGTGAAGTTCAGAACAGGCAAAACTGTTCCagagtgacagaaagcagattagtggctCCCTCTGGCAGGGTTGAGGTCAGGAGGGAGCTGACTGCAAAAGGGCGTGGGGAACTTTCTAGGATGATGGACATGTTCTGTCTCCATTAGAGTGGTTGTCCATAGGTACAGacattgtcaaaactcatcaaactgcaCCTTGgaaatgtgtgcattttatttgtataaaatatgcCATGATAAAGTCGATTCCTTCTAAAGATCCTTTAAAACAAACCCCCCAAAATGTAAAAGTGTGGCAAGAAATGAGAATTGAGGTGGGCCTTCATTCCCAGGAGGGCTAAAGAGGGAAAACACCAGTGAAATGTCAGTAAGTTGCCATGTTACCTTTGGGGGCGTTTGGGGGTCTTGCAGTAAGCATATGTGACTTAGAGAACTAGACGAAAGTTAAGCTCTAAAATTGTTCTGGTTGCTGCCCCGTGCCCACCCCTGTGAGGGACGGAAGCAGGACGCTCGTCTGCCCTCCAGCAATTCTCCtcccccccttcctcctcttgCCCCCAGACGCTGTTGGTGTTGCTGGTCTTGGTGCTGTATGTGGGCACAGGGATATCCGGTGAGCATTCTGGGAGCTGAGAAGTGGGAGTCAGGAGGGGTACTCTGAAGAGGGCTGCATGCCAAGGGGGCCTCCGTAGCTTGCCTCAAGTGCTGCCCTTCATCCCACTGGGGTGACCAACCATGTTTGTTTAATTACTGTTCATTGGCACTTACTAAAAGGTGTGTTTGTGCCTGTTTCAGGAAGAAGTTGGGAGGTGTCAGAAAGGATCAGAGAATGTAACTACCCCCAGAAGCCTGTGGCTTCCCAGGTAAGATATTCAGGAAGATGCTGAGGGGATGTCAAGCTTGGCTGAGGAAAGCTGGGAAGGTCACTGGtgagctgggtcttgaaggataaGTAGGAGCTGGCCAGGTGGAGAAGGTGGGGAAAGGTGTTCCAAGTAGAAGGGATAGCATGTGCGAAGGCCCAGGGAACTTTCTGAAACCAGTGGCAAAGGGGTTCTATGTGAAAAAGCTCAAAATGCAAGTTTGGTGCCTGCCTTTCAGGGGTTTGAATATCAGACTAAGGAGCCCTCAGAAGAGCCGATAAAGGTCCTCAGGACCTGGCTGAAGGAGAACTTGCATGTTTTCTTGGAGAAGCTGGAGAAGGAGGTGCGTGAGCTGGAGCAGCTGGTGCAGGACCTGGAGGAATGGCTGGACATCCTTCTGGGAGAGGGGCACGCCGAGGAAACCTGCTCCACCTTCAAACATCACCTATGAGGGGCCAGGGCTTGGACTGGGGGAGGAGGCcgaggggaaaggggaaaggcTTGCCAGGGGCTCCTCTAAGTAGGGCTAAGCTGTGACACTTGAAGTTCAAGGcaggcaagaaaataaagagcTGGGACACTAAGAAGGCTGTTGGTGTCCCTGCTGGTTCATGAACACGCAAAGCATCCGGAGGACCCCAGGGTTCTGTTGAGATAGGCTCCCTTGTACCAGGACTCTGCCTTCGGGGATCAAACGGGTTTCAGAGCCAGCCGCGGGCTCAGGAGCCTTCTCTCCCACTTCCCTGAGATGTGCAAAATTCCTCAACAGGTCAGACAAATTGTCTCACTAGTAAGAATCAGGAAAACAAACTTTGCCTCTCAGGGTTACAGTGAGGATTGAACATGTAAATGTAGAGTGTGTCTGGAATATACTAGGTACCTGAcagtgtatatatgtttatattccatttatatattatatttcatatacttatatattttattatatacaaaatatacttataaatatttttataaaatgtatataaaaattggGGGATACATGAAAAAAGAGTAATTGAAACCTAGATCCTTGAGGAATGGAACCACCCCTGTGGATATTAGTAGAGCCTACAGCCAAGGAGTTGGTGCCCTGAAAACTCTCAGACGCCACCCTATGCCCCCATGCGGGGCTGAATAGGGACAGTCCACGCTGATGTAGACCCCCGACCCATTGACCGTTGTTACTTTTGTTTCCGTGCTTTCTGAGCCCATAAAGCACAGAAAGCCACTCAGGTAGCTCAGGCAATGAGGGCTTATTGTGGTGAAGCAAAGGAGCCAGAATCTCATGGAAATCGGGAGCATACCTTGACCTGGGATGGTGGAGACCGGACCGGGAAGGTTCGTGAGAATCCAAGGCACCCATCAGCCTGCTCCAGGAGCCCTTCTTGCATGATCCCAGGAGCTGCCCTCTGGCGCTCAGCCTTTCCCTTGACTTGGCCTCTCTCTGGTCTCTGCTTCCCTTTCCGTGTCTGCCCACCTCTTCCTGCTTCCAGTAGCTTCCTTGTCCTCCGCTCCATGTAGCCCTTCTTCTGCTTCTGAGTCCTCCTAACTCCAGGACCGCAGCCTCTCCTTTCCAAAGCCCTTCCAACTCCTACTGGCCATGTGACTCCGTCTGTATTTCCCAGTCAAACTGTGGAGAGTGGGTGGGATGTGATCATCCCCTCTCCTTGGCTGGCGCTTCCTGTgccagccaggctctgtgctggccAGTCTTAGGATTGGGTGACCTTGTGGTGGCCACTCCTGATCTAATCAGCTGtggcaggagggagaggggaggaccAAGGGCACAGAACAGAGCTACCATGTACAAGTAACAGCCTGGGCCACTTCCTGACAAGGGACTCTCGGCCTTGCTGATGACCTCATTTACATTTCCCAAGGTGGCCAAGGATGTGGAACGTGGCTGAGAGAGTGAGGGCAACTCTTGTACCTCGGAGCCCCAAAAGTCAATCCCGCAGAAGCAGAATTGTATGAGACCAATATTCAAAGGCTGAAGACCGTTGCTGAGAGTGAGATGGGAGGGGTTTGACCATTAGAGTCACCAGAGGAGAGCCTGACTCTGCCTTCAGCTCCCGGGTGTGAAAAACCCAAAGGACACAATCAAGAAGAGTGTGACCACCTTTTATAACTTTGAAGTCTGTTATCATTTGAATGAGGTTAGCAAAATGTTGCCCAGTTAACCTATTAAAGGGCCCACTTTCATATCTACAGAGTGGATTTCGCTTTGGGAGAGAAATAGTCTGTTTTGAGAAGGCACCTCTTCCCAGTTCCTTCCAGTCAATCAAGAAATATTGATTGGGCCATGCGTGTCCAGGCACGGGTGAACTAGACATTTACAGGCTGGCGGGGGAAACCAAAACCAagtagaaaaggcaaaacaaggCAATTTCAGAGAATAATAAGCATAAGCGTGGACATAAGAGACCACGTAGCAAACCGCTGTAATTTCCAGGTGGACGTAGCGGCTTGGAGGAAGGCAGAAGGGCAGAGAATCGGGGTGCAGTCTGAGGGCACAACCAGCAGGACGTGCTGACGGATGAAACTGAGGGAGAAGGGTCTGGATAGCTGTTCCCCGGGCCTCAGCACTTCCTCTCTTTTCAGCGGAGAGAAACCTGAGCCATGATTCAGGCCCTGATCCAGGTAACCCACTAGGGCAAGATGGAAGAGACAGGCCTGGTCTTGTTAAGAGGAAAGTGGCCAGCTGGAGAAATGTCATGACTACTCAACTCTCCAcatttctcttccttattttagGCACCTGGAGCATGAGGTCAGCATCACAAACAATTGAAAActgttaattaattttaattgattgttTTCTCCTGGATCTCTCTTTTCCTTACTAGATCTATTTGGCCGCCTTCCTACTGCCCCCCTCAGGCTCTTCTCTTGCTAATACTGATCCATTctgtgttttactttgttttattgtttttggtcaGCTCCTGTTCTGTTCCTTCAGCTTATGTAATGGGGGAAAAGCCACAGTCATTCAGATTATACATGTTTTAAAGATAAGAATGTGAGGAGTTCAGTTGGTTGCAgcgtgggctctcagccacaaggttgccggttcgactcctcaactcctgcaagggatggtgggctgtgcccctgcaactagcaacggcaactggacctagagctgagctgtgccctccacaactaagactgaaaggacaacaacttgacttggaaaagtcccggaagtacgcactgttccccaataaaatcctattccccttcccaaataaaaaaaattttaaaagataaaaatgtgataGTGTAGACAAAATTGGATTAAGTGAAATGCACCGATGCATTAGCCATATGTATTTCTTAAGAATATGAGGATTATTGAGAAGAAATCATAAAATTGTGACCATTCATATTTAAAGAATGCTTCCTGTGTTCCTGTTTTAGGGGCTTGGTTGAGTGCTATTATCATTTCTAGTTTATAgaggggggaaactgaggcatggagtgATTACATCATTATTAAGGTCATACAATCAATACGTGGGGAGCCAGGATTCTAACCCAGGCTATTTGGCGTTAAAGCCCTCGCACAAAACCAGCATGCTTTGCAGCCTCTCCTCCATCAAGCCCAGCCAAGACAATGTCTTCTCGTTTAAAAAGTTCTTGTCTTATTGTTAAATAACcatatttaacataatttataagaaataaatattcattgcatGTTATTACATGTCAGGTACATACAGAGAGAGAAGTAGAAGTCATGTTACCTGCCCACATATAGCTTGTCTTTCTACTGGGAAGCCAAGAAACAAAGACAGGGGAAATGAAATATCTACATTGCTTTAAAAGGCACTGGGCAAAGAGCCAAAGGCATCTAACTAATTGCCAAGTGAGCTGTATACTTATTGGTCTGCCTGAGAGCTCAGAGAAGGGATAGGGCATTTGAGTTGTCACTAACATGGAAATCTCTCAGTCCAGTTATAGAAAAGTGCTGAGACTTACAATAAACTAGGCTCTGCTCAGGAGTAATCATGGGGAAAACCAGAGAGAGTTGAATGATGGGTCAGTACAGAGAGGGGCACTTCCTGCTAGAATGACATCTCAGGTATGGATGCTGCAGCCCAGCGTAAACCTGGGTCTCAGGTAAGATTTGCAATCATGCTTCCCAAAGGTCTTAATGAGAATcaaatttaaacaacaaacaaccctTGAGAAGTAGGGATTTGGGCTCCATTGAAATTATTCCAAGACCAGGAAGGTCCATTTCCAGTCTGCATGTCATATTTTTGATGATGGCAAATAAAAATGTGGATTTAATTTGTTCCCTTAATTCACAAATTTGTTCAACAAAATTGTGAAATGCACTAAATCTAATTTGTTTCGAATCTGGCTGTCAGAAGAATAATTGAGGGCAGTGAGGGATGGAGCCAAAGAAGACGCCTTTCCGGGAGATCCAAATCCCTCCCTTGTGATATTTCCAAGAGGAAATGCATCCCTGCCTGAAggcagggagacagagaagaCTAGAGCTTTATTCAGACACTGCCCCTGACTTCTTGGTAGACTGGCTAAGCCCTCAGCAGACAGGACCGAGTCACCTGCATGCTTTGGCCAAATCACTTCATCCTTAAGAacttcagtttccccctctgtcaTGGGGCTGCTACCACCTCCTTTGAGCAGCTCTTGGGATAGTAAAAGGACATAATGACGGTAAAGCACAGTGCTTAGAAAGCTAGTAGATGCTCAGAAAAAGGAGCAGAACAGACAAGTCCAGGTAGGTCCAGACTCAGGCCCAGTTAAATCCAAGGAACGTTGGGCTTTGCCTCACTCTCTCCATCTCAACTCTGCTTGCCTCTGGGATGGCCCCATTCTCAGGCAGCTGTCCCCACTGGAGTGGCAAGATGGCTTCAGGAGCTCCAGGCTACTCATATCCTATCTATTCCCTGATCAAAGTCCTGTGACCGAGCCTGGTGTCTCTTGGGTATTCGATCACATGCCCATTTCTGAGCTAAACCTCACAGCTAAAGGGACACACTGTTCACATGCGCCAGACCTGTTTCACACACCTGTCCCTCTAGCCAGGGATAGTTAAGCACGGACTGAGTAGGGAATGGTGGTTCCAAGGGAAACCAGGGGGAACGGGTGCTGGAAAGACAAGTTGAGTGCTTTGTTAAAGTATCGACAATAACAACCCTTTACAGTTCCCTCATACCCCGGCGGGGTACAAAGTGCCTTGTCTGCTGTCCTACCTCATTTGGATCTTAGCTCATCTAGACAAGACAAGTGCCGGTTTTTAACACGTGGGGCATGACCAGCTGCTATAGAATTTACTTCTGCCGGTGAGCCCCGGCAAAGTGCATGTCAGTGGAGGTGACGTGAAGGAGCGGAAAGGACAGGGCTTTCGGGTCAAACAGACCTGGTCCaagccctgcctcccctcccccacttctccaCTGCGACCTCAGACAGGTCACTCCATGCTTCTGAGCCCCAGTCTGCTGCTCATAAAATGGGGTATGTCTACATATCTCCTGGGTCTATTGAGAGGATTAAGTAATAACAGCCAACTTTTATGTAGTGTTTACTATGCTCCAGGCAcaattctaagtgttttacaggCATTGCCTACCTtgtttaatcatcacaacaaatcTATGCATCAGGTACTCTCAGTGTCTTCATTGCACACGTGAGGAAATTGGGACAGGGGAGCATAAATaccccagggtcacacagttaaGTGGTACAACCAGGATACACTCAGACAGGCAAACTTCGGGGCCACGTGCTGAAACCCCACCCTATGCTCCTTCCGGATCAAGTGAGGTAATGCACATGCAAGAGCTATGTCAACTGTAACACGTTATATAAATGTCACTCGCTATTACTTCTCTCCTCCCGCCCTGGTCATTAAAGCCATGAGGGACCTAATGAATCTACCGTTCAGAGGTTTTCTCGCAGCACTGCACTGGGCCCCTTCGCTGCACTTCCTCCCAGCCTGCCTTGGACTCAGAGGCTACGCGTAGACATCCATCTGATTCTTTTCGTTCTAGAGACCCAGGAAAGATGTGTCTTGcacacatgcattcattcaccAACTCTGATGACCACAGGGATGAGCTCGGGCCACATTCGACAGTGGAAATATTTTGGAGACCAGAACCAACATGGCCTCCGCCACGTGGAGCTCCCAGTATGGTGAGGGCGTTAGAGAATAAGACCTGGAGGGGAGGCTCCTCGTGGGTAATTTACATCACGGGTAAATTGGGCATAACATTCGAACCGGGCTGCCGGGGAGGCTGTGagataccaggtctgacaattaagttcgcaagctcaccctagaaaaagtgctacatacctcattgctgaatatcactgtggtcacctttgaaggactccccttgggaagctatgcactcaCGCCAGcacctcgtccacccttcaaagcaattttggaactctttatctggaacggccatcagttgtcatagtattacccttgatgtcctgaatgtcatcaaaatgtcttcctttcaatatttcctttatcttcgggtaaagacagatgtcattgggggccagatcgggtaaatagggagggtgttccaatacagttatttgtttactggctaaaaactccctcacagacagagccgtgtgagctggtgcattgtcgtgatgcaagagccatgaattgttggcgagaagttcaggtcgtctaactttttcatgcagccttttcagcacttccaaatagtaaacttggt
This Rhinolophus sinicus isolate RSC01 linkage group LG10, ASM3656204v1, whole genome shotgun sequence DNA region includes the following protein-coding sequences:
- the SMIM23 gene encoding small integral membrane protein 23, encoding MVIHQVGSRGRGAAKLPERRRGSHCEDKKQTLLVLLVLVLYVGTGISGRSWEVSERIRECNYPQKPVASQGFEYQTKEPSEEPIKVLRTWLKENLHVFLEKLEKEVRELEQLVQDLEEWLDILLGEGHAEETCSTFKHHL